Proteins from one Streptosporangium becharense genomic window:
- a CDS encoding molybdopterin oxidoreductase family protein: MPISLPAPAPVKAGTATHCPYCALQCGMNVAAGETVAITPRDDIPANAGGLCQKGWTAGELLTGGERLTTPLLHGREVGWDEALDFVADRIRAVQAEHGPDGVAVFGGGGLTNEKAYQLGKFARVVLRTSQIDYNGRFCMSSAAAATNRAFGMDRGLPFPITDLARADAVLLAGGNVAETMPPFVRHLATMRERGGRLVVIDPRVTATARQADLHLQPTPGTDLALALALLHIVIAEGHVDEDYVAARTNGFDAVRTSVAAWWPERVERVTGVPVALMRAAVEILAGADRAAILTGRGTEQHAKGTDTVSAFINLALALGLPGREGSGYGCVTGQGNGQGGREHGQKADQLPGYRKIDDPAARAHVAAVWGVDPDTLPGPGRSAYELLDALGTEAGPRALLLFGSNPLVSAPRAGRVAERLARLDLLVVSDLVMSETAATADVVLPTTQWAEESGTMTNLEGRVLLRRRAVAPPPGVRSDLEILRGLAERLGGAEGFPADPREVFDELRRASAGGIADYAGITYERIAAETGVFWPCPAEDHPGTPRPFLDRFATPDGRARFTPVEHRGPQEDVDGEYPLYLTTGRVLAHYQSGAQTRRIAALNAAAADTFVELHPDLAERLAVTSGDRLRVVSRRGETEGAARVNPGIRPDTVFMPFHWPGANLLTNPALDPASRMPEFKVCAVRVERAG, from the coding sequence ATGCCGATCTCACTTCCCGCCCCGGCGCCTGTGAAGGCCGGGACGGCGACACACTGCCCTTACTGCGCTCTGCAGTGCGGCATGAACGTCGCCGCGGGGGAGACGGTCGCCATCACCCCGCGAGACGACATACCCGCCAACGCGGGCGGCCTGTGCCAGAAGGGCTGGACCGCCGGCGAGCTGCTGACCGGTGGTGAGCGGCTCACCACCCCGCTCCTGCACGGGCGGGAGGTCGGCTGGGACGAGGCGCTCGACTTCGTCGCCGACCGCATCCGCGCCGTCCAGGCGGAACACGGCCCCGACGGCGTGGCCGTGTTCGGCGGAGGCGGCCTCACCAACGAGAAGGCGTACCAGCTCGGCAAGTTCGCCCGGGTGGTGCTGCGGACCAGCCAGATCGACTACAACGGGCGCTTCTGCATGTCCTCGGCCGCCGCGGCCACCAACCGGGCCTTCGGCATGGACCGCGGCCTGCCCTTCCCGATCACCGACCTCGCCCGCGCCGACGCCGTCCTGCTCGCCGGCGGGAACGTGGCCGAGACCATGCCACCGTTCGTCCGCCACCTGGCCACGATGCGGGAACGGGGCGGCAGGCTGGTCGTCATCGACCCGCGCGTCACCGCGACCGCCCGCCAGGCCGACCTGCACCTGCAACCGACCCCCGGCACCGACCTCGCGCTGGCGCTGGCCCTGCTGCACATCGTGATCGCCGAGGGACACGTCGACGAGGACTACGTGGCCGCCAGGACGAACGGGTTCGACGCCGTCCGCACCTCGGTCGCGGCCTGGTGGCCCGAGCGGGTGGAGCGCGTCACCGGCGTGCCGGTCGCGCTGATGCGCGCCGCCGTGGAGATCCTCGCGGGCGCGGACCGGGCGGCGATCCTCACCGGACGCGGCACCGAACAGCACGCCAAGGGCACCGACACGGTGAGCGCCTTCATCAACCTGGCCCTCGCCCTCGGGCTGCCCGGCCGCGAGGGCTCCGGCTACGGCTGCGTCACCGGACAGGGCAACGGGCAGGGCGGTCGTGAGCACGGCCAGAAGGCGGACCAGCTTCCCGGCTACCGGAAGATCGACGACCCCGCCGCCCGCGCTCACGTGGCCGCGGTGTGGGGCGTCGACCCCGACACCCTGCCGGGGCCCGGCCGTTCCGCGTACGAGTTGCTGGACGCGCTCGGCACCGAGGCAGGGCCCAGGGCACTGCTGCTGTTCGGTTCCAACCCGCTGGTCTCGGCGCCGCGCGCCGGCCGCGTCGCCGAGCGGCTCGCCCGGCTGGACCTGCTGGTGGTCTCCGACCTCGTCATGTCGGAGACCGCCGCGACGGCCGACGTCGTCCTGCCCACCACCCAGTGGGCCGAGGAGAGCGGCACCATGACCAACCTGGAGGGCAGGGTGCTGCTGCGCCGCCGGGCGGTCGCCCCGCCGCCGGGGGTGCGCAGCGACCTGGAGATCCTCCGGGGGCTCGCCGAGCGGCTGGGCGGGGCCGAGGGCTTCCCCGCCGACCCCCGCGAGGTCTTCGACGAGCTCCGCCGAGCGTCGGCCGGCGGGATCGCCGACTACGCCGGGATCACCTACGAGCGGATCGCCGCCGAGACCGGGGTGTTCTGGCCCTGCCCGGCCGAGGACCACCCCGGCACCCCCCGCCCCTTCCTGGACCGCTTCGCCACCCCCGACGGCCGCGCACGGTTCACGCCGGTGGAGCACCGCGGGCCGCAGGAGGACGTCGACGGTGAGTACCCGCTGTACCTGACGACCGGGCGGGTGCTCGCGCACTACCAGAGCGGCGCGCAGACGCGGCGGATCGCCGCGCTCAACGCGGCGGCCGCCGACACCTTCGTGGAACTCCACCCCGACCTCGCCGAGCGCCTGGCGGTGACGTCCGGCGACAGGCTGCGGGTGGTCAGCAGGCGAGGTGAGACCGAGGGTGCGGCCCGCGTCAACCCGGGCATCCGGCCGGACACGGTGTTCATGCCGTTCCACTGGCCCGGCGCCAACCTGCTCACCAACCCCGCCCTCGATCCGGCGTCGCGGATGCCGGAGTTCAAAGTCTGCGCCGTCAGAGTGGAGCGTGCCGGATGA
- a CDS encoding MFS transporter has translation MAKPWISDWRPDDPAFWEAGGKNVARRNLIFSIFAEHLGFTIWTVWSIVAVQLGSYRFSTDQLFWMVSLPNLIGSALRIPYTFGPAKFGGRNFTVVSAALLLIPAVLLAFAVSDPATPYWVFLVIAATAGLGGGNFASSMANITYFYPQHKQGSALGLNAAGGNIGVSSVQLVMPLVIGAFGLAAAGLFWIPFILAAAIGAYFFMDNLSTAKASPREQLRIAGRAQTWIMSVLYIGTFGSFIGYSTAFPLLIKSQFPEYASLVWLAFLGPLLGSLVRPAGGWLSDRLGGARVTLLNFGAMAGAAALVWQGLAQHSFVLFFGAYMLLVGTTGVGNGSTYRMIPAIFRAKATAGLAPGTPAHEAAVAVGKRDASAAIGIISAVGAFGGFFINRGFGSSLAATGGAGAALAAFAAFYALCALVTWACYLRTTGPVPSLAAARV, from the coding sequence ATGGCGAAGCCATGGATCAGCGACTGGCGTCCCGACGACCCCGCCTTCTGGGAGGCCGGCGGCAAGAACGTGGCCCGCCGCAACCTGATCTTCTCCATCTTCGCCGAGCACCTCGGATTCACGATCTGGACGGTGTGGAGCATCGTCGCGGTCCAGCTCGGCTCCTACCGGTTCTCCACCGACCAGCTCTTCTGGATGGTGTCGCTGCCCAACCTGATCGGTTCGGCGTTGCGCATCCCCTACACCTTCGGCCCGGCGAAGTTCGGCGGGCGTAACTTCACCGTGGTGAGCGCCGCGCTGCTGCTCATCCCCGCGGTCCTGCTGGCCTTCGCGGTCAGCGACCCCGCGACCCCCTACTGGGTGTTCCTGGTCATCGCGGCCACCGCGGGGCTGGGCGGCGGCAACTTCGCCTCCAGCATGGCCAACATCACCTACTTCTACCCCCAGCACAAGCAGGGGTCGGCGCTCGGGCTCAACGCGGCCGGCGGCAACATCGGGGTCAGCTCGGTGCAGCTCGTCATGCCGCTGGTGATCGGCGCGTTCGGGCTGGCCGCCGCCGGGCTGTTCTGGATTCCGTTCATCCTGGCCGCCGCGATCGGCGCCTACTTCTTCATGGACAACCTGAGCACCGCCAAGGCCAGTCCCCGGGAGCAGCTGAGGATCGCCGGACGGGCCCAGACCTGGATCATGTCGGTCCTGTACATCGGCACCTTCGGCTCCTTCATCGGCTACTCCACCGCGTTCCCGCTGCTCATCAAGAGCCAGTTCCCCGAGTACGCCTCCCTGGTCTGGCTGGCCTTCCTGGGGCCGCTGCTCGGCTCGCTGGTCCGCCCGGCCGGCGGCTGGCTGTCGGACCGCCTCGGCGGCGCACGGGTGACCCTGCTCAACTTCGGCGCCATGGCGGGTGCGGCGGCTCTGGTCTGGCAGGGCCTGGCCCAGCACTCCTTCGTCCTGTTCTTCGGCGCCTACATGCTCCTGGTCGGCACCACCGGCGTCGGCAACGGCTCCACGTACCGGATGATCCCCGCGATCTTCCGGGCCAAGGCCACCGCGGGCCTCGCCCCCGGCACGCCCGCCCACGAGGCCGCCGTGGCGGTCGGCAAACGGGACGCCTCCGCCGCGATCGGCATCATCTCCGCGGTCGGTGCCTTCGGTGGATTCTTCATCAACCGGGGTTTCGGCAGCTCCCTGGCCGCGACCGGGGGAGCGGGCGCCGCACTGGCCGCCTTCGCCGCCTTCTACGCCCTGTGCGCGCTCGTCACCTGGGCCTGCTACCTGCGCACCACGGGGCCCGTGCCGAGCCTGGCCGCCGCCCGGGTGTGA
- the def gene encoding peptide deformylase, producing MAVQPIRLFSDPVLRTVAEPVTAFDRELRGLVKSLQATMRAGTGRAGLAAPQIGVPARVLVYELDGKSGHLVNPRLELSERRIVADEACLSAPGVWWPLERAYMVTARGRDMFGKPVTVRALGMLARVLQHEVDHLDGILFADHLPDDERERFLASIG from the coding sequence GTGGCCGTCCAGCCGATCCGACTGTTCAGCGACCCGGTGCTACGCACAGTAGCGGAGCCGGTGACCGCGTTCGACCGCGAGCTGCGCGGCCTGGTCAAATCCCTCCAGGCGACCATGCGCGCCGGGACCGGGCGTGCCGGCCTGGCGGCGCCGCAGATCGGCGTCCCGGCGCGGGTGCTCGTCTATGAACTGGACGGCAAGTCCGGTCACCTGGTCAACCCCCGGCTGGAGCTGTCGGAGCGGAGGATCGTGGCCGACGAGGCCTGCCTGTCGGCGCCGGGTGTCTGGTGGCCGCTGGAACGGGCCTACATGGTCACCGCCCGCGGACGCGACATGTTCGGCAAGCCGGTCACCGTGCGGGCCCTGGGCATGCTCGCCCGGGTGCTCCAGCACGAGGTCGACCACCTCGACGGCATCCTGTTCGCCGACCACCTCCCCGACGACGAGCGGGAGCGTTTCCTCGCCTCGATCGGCTGA
- the mshC gene encoding cysteine--1-D-myo-inosityl 2-amino-2-deoxy-alpha-D-glucopyranoside ligase encodes MQMRSWSAPKVPRLPGTGAPPRLYDTAAREVAPTRPGPTARMYVCGITPYDATHLGHANTYLAFDLVNRAWRDAGHEVHFTQNATDVDDPLLKRAEETGVDWQELAEREIELFRTDMEALRIIPPREYVGVTEAIDQVAALVVLLRDKGATYDLDGDVYFDVAAAPKFGAVSGYSEEQMIALSGERGGDPDRPGKKHPLDWLLWRAERPGEPSWASPLGRGRPGWHIECTAIALANLSSGFDVAGGGSDLIFPHHECGAHEGHVACGEWPFAKAYVHAGMVALDGEKMSKSKGNLVFVSRLRRQSDPMAIRLALLAHHYRSDWEWTPDQLASAEVRLARWRSAVGLGIGPDAAGVLERVRDRIAADLDTPAALAAVDEWAERALSEGGSDPGAPTLVKDVVDALLGVAL; translated from the coding sequence ATTCAGATGAGATCGTGGTCTGCGCCGAAGGTTCCCCGGCTTCCCGGTACCGGTGCCCCGCCGCGGCTGTACGACACCGCCGCACGAGAGGTGGCTCCCACCCGGCCGGGCCCGACGGCACGGATGTACGTCTGCGGCATCACTCCGTACGACGCCACCCACCTGGGCCACGCCAACACCTACCTGGCCTTCGACCTGGTCAACCGGGCGTGGCGGGACGCCGGCCACGAGGTGCATTTCACGCAGAACGCCACCGACGTGGACGACCCCCTGCTCAAGCGCGCCGAGGAGACCGGTGTCGACTGGCAGGAGCTGGCCGAGCGTGAGATCGAACTGTTCCGGACCGACATGGAGGCGTTGCGGATCATCCCGCCCCGCGAGTACGTCGGGGTGACCGAGGCGATCGACCAGGTGGCCGCGCTCGTCGTGCTGCTGCGCGACAAGGGGGCCACCTACGACCTCGACGGCGACGTCTACTTCGACGTCGCCGCGGCACCCAAGTTCGGCGCGGTCTCCGGGTACTCCGAGGAGCAGATGATCGCGCTGTCCGGCGAGCGCGGCGGCGATCCGGACCGGCCGGGCAAGAAGCACCCGCTCGACTGGCTGCTGTGGCGCGCGGAGCGCCCGGGGGAGCCGTCCTGGGCCTCGCCGCTGGGCCGGGGCAGGCCCGGCTGGCACATCGAGTGCACCGCCATCGCCCTGGCCAACCTGTCCAGCGGCTTCGACGTCGCGGGCGGCGGCTCTGACCTGATCTTCCCGCACCACGAGTGCGGCGCGCACGAGGGCCACGTGGCGTGCGGGGAGTGGCCCTTCGCCAAGGCGTACGTGCACGCCGGCATGGTGGCCCTCGACGGGGAGAAGATGTCCAAGTCGAAGGGGAACCTGGTCTTCGTCTCCCGGCTGCGCCGCCAGAGTGACCCGATGGCCATCAGGCTGGCCCTGCTGGCGCACCACTACCGCTCCGACTGGGAGTGGACACCCGACCAGCTCGCCTCGGCGGAGGTGCGGCTCGCGCGCTGGCGCTCGGCCGTCGGGCTGGGGATCGGCCCCGACGCCGCGGGTGTGCTGGAGCGGGTCCGCGACCGGATCGCCGCCGACCTGGACACCCCCGCCGCGCTCGCGGCCGTCGACGAGTGGGCCGAGCGGGCCCTGTCCGAGGGCGGCAGCGACCCCGGCGCCCCCACCCTGGTCAAGGACGTCGTCGACGCCCTCCTGGGGGTCGCCCTGTAA
- a CDS encoding NRDE family protein, translating to MCTVAVSIDPSAEIPMIVIGVRDEFTHRPWAPPAEHWPGLVGGRDLEAGGTWLAVDPAARRIGALLNGHGVLADPQARRSRGDLPLLAASGGEPVAGGVAGYDPFHLLRADAGGARLWHWDGITLEYDDLPPGTHMIVNSGWERGEENDRVAFFRPLFAGARRPSGIGGPWTEWYGLATGAGVPAGDPRAMIVHHELPDGRAYGSLSVTLVALTSTEVRYDFTADPRDPAAFRTVIPE from the coding sequence ATGTGCACGGTTGCCGTCAGCATCGACCCGAGCGCCGAGATCCCCATGATCGTGATCGGTGTCCGTGACGAGTTCACCCACCGGCCGTGGGCTCCCCCCGCCGAGCACTGGCCCGGTCTCGTCGGCGGGCGCGACCTGGAGGCGGGTGGCACCTGGCTGGCCGTCGACCCCGCGGCCAGGCGGATCGGCGCGCTGCTCAACGGGCACGGCGTCCTGGCCGACCCACAGGCCCGCCGGTCCCGCGGCGACCTGCCGCTTCTCGCCGCGTCCGGGGGAGAGCCCGTCGCCGGCGGTGTGGCCGGCTACGACCCCTTCCACCTGCTCCGCGCCGACGCCGGCGGCGCCCGCCTCTGGCACTGGGACGGGATCACCCTGGAGTACGACGACCTCCCGCCCGGAACCCACATGATCGTCAACAGCGGCTGGGAACGTGGCGAGGAGAACGACCGGGTCGCCTTCTTCCGCCCCCTGTTCGCCGGGGCCCGGCGTCCCTCCGGGATCGGCGGCCCCTGGACGGAGTGGTACGGGCTCGCCACCGGTGCGGGGGTGCCCGCCGGGGACCCGCGCGCCATGATCGTCCACCACGAGCTGCCCGACGGCCGGGCCTACGGCTCCCTCTCGGTGACCCTGGTGGCCCTGACCTCGACGGAAGTGCGTTACGACTTCACCGCCGACCCGCGTGACCCGGCGGCTTTCCGAACGGTCATCCCGGAATGA
- a CDS encoding SCO1664 family protein — protein MSAESEPTLSAAPAAGLDDVTALRLLRDGRIEVAGRLVEATNMTLYCSVSLGSLSTACVYKPVRGERPLWDFPDGTLAAREVAAYEVSAATGWRIVPPTVYRDGPFGPGMCQLWVDTDPEADLMALIRSRHPALRRMTIFDAVVNNADRKGGHLLPLADGHVHGVDHGVSFSVDDKLRTVLWQWRGKPLPREAMNVLARLERDLDRGTLGRRLRELLTLPEVEATWARVRRLLDTGLHPLPSKEWPAIPWPPI, from the coding sequence ATGAGTGCCGAGAGCGAGCCGACGCTGAGCGCCGCCCCCGCCGCGGGGCTGGACGACGTGACCGCCCTGCGCCTGCTCCGCGACGGCCGGATCGAGGTGGCCGGTCGTCTCGTCGAGGCGACCAACATGACGCTCTACTGCTCGGTCAGCCTCGGCTCCCTCTCGACCGCCTGCGTGTACAAGCCCGTACGCGGTGAGCGGCCGCTCTGGGACTTCCCCGACGGCACCCTCGCCGCCCGCGAGGTCGCCGCGTACGAGGTCTCCGCCGCGACCGGGTGGCGGATCGTGCCGCCCACCGTCTACCGGGACGGGCCGTTCGGCCCCGGCATGTGCCAGCTGTGGGTCGACACCGACCCCGAGGCCGACCTGATGGCGCTGATCCGCAGCCGTCATCCCGCGCTGCGCAGGATGACGATCTTCGACGCGGTCGTGAACAACGCCGACCGGAAGGGCGGTCACCTGCTGCCGCTCGCCGACGGCCACGTCCATGGCGTCGACCACGGGGTCTCCTTCTCGGTCGACGACAAGCTCCGCACCGTCCTGTGGCAGTGGCGCGGCAAGCCCCTGCCCCGCGAGGCCATGAACGTCCTCGCCCGCCTCGAACGCGACCTCGACCGGGGCACCCTCGGCCGTCGCCTGCGCGAGTTGCTGACCCTGCCCGAGGTGGAGGCGACGTGGGCACGGGTCCGCAGGCTCCTCGACACCGGCCTGCACCCTCTCCCGTCCAAGGAATGGCCCGCCATCCCCTGGCCCCCCATCTGA
- a CDS encoding DUF3090 domain-containing protein, translating to MPVFDYDPPERFVAGAVGQPGSRAFFLQARGQGRLTTVGLEKFQVAALADRLDELLDEVLRRSGGTAQVPAVAPAALTDNAPLDLPISEDFRVGTMALAWDAEAAQVVIEAQEAVVEDEEAQEQPEEEPTVLRVHISPAAARAFTRRALALVAAGRPPCPLCAQPLDPEGHVCVRLNGYRGGVTSAGGGE from the coding sequence ATGCCGGTCTTCGACTACGACCCACCCGAGAGGTTCGTGGCCGGTGCCGTGGGGCAACCGGGATCACGAGCATTCTTCCTGCAGGCCCGCGGTCAGGGCAGGCTGACGACCGTAGGGCTGGAGAAGTTCCAGGTGGCCGCGCTCGCCGACCGCCTCGACGAACTGCTCGACGAGGTGCTGCGGCGCAGCGGCGGGACGGCCCAGGTGCCCGCCGTCGCTCCGGCGGCCCTGACCGACAACGCCCCGCTCGACCTGCCGATCAGCGAAGACTTCCGCGTCGGCACGATGGCCCTGGCCTGGGACGCCGAGGCGGCCCAGGTCGTCATCGAGGCCCAGGAGGCCGTCGTCGAGGACGAGGAGGCGCAGGAGCAGCCGGAGGAGGAGCCCACGGTGCTGCGGGTGCACATCAGCCCCGCCGCGGCCAGGGCCTTCACCCGGCGGGCCCTGGCGCTCGTCGCGGCCGGCCGCCCGCCCTGCCCGCTCTGCGCTCAGCCCCTCGACCCCGAGGGGCACGTCTGCGTACGGCTCAACGGTTACCGAGGCGGCGTCACGTCCGCTGGAGGAGGCGAATGA
- a CDS encoding histidine phosphatase family protein, with protein MTTLLLARHGLTHLTGPVLAGWTPDVHLNDAGRAQAEALGARLASLELDAIVSSPLERCRETAQAVAAGRVTEVTTDERFGECRYGDWTGRPIAELAKDPLWPVVQAHPSAARFPGGESLPEVQHRAVAAVREWNERLGPKAVYLVCSHGDVIKAIVADALGLHLDQFQRVTADPASLTAIRYTPLRPFVLRLNDVGGDVTGLRPAEGSADADGGENLTVSDAAVGGGSGTT; from the coding sequence GTGACGACCCTGTTGCTGGCCAGACACGGCCTCACCCACCTCACCGGTCCGGTCCTCGCGGGCTGGACCCCGGACGTCCACCTCAACGACGCGGGACGGGCCCAGGCCGAGGCGCTCGGCGCGCGGCTGGCGTCCCTGGAGCTCGACGCGATCGTCTCCAGCCCCCTGGAGCGCTGCCGGGAGACCGCCCAGGCCGTCGCCGCGGGCCGCGTGACGGAGGTGACGACCGACGAGCGCTTCGGCGAGTGCCGCTACGGCGACTGGACCGGCCGGCCGATCGCCGAGCTCGCCAAGGACCCCCTGTGGCCCGTCGTGCAGGCTCATCCCAGCGCCGCGCGGTTCCCCGGGGGAGAATCCCTGCCCGAGGTCCAGCACCGTGCCGTGGCGGCGGTCAGGGAGTGGAACGAGCGTCTGGGCCCCAAGGCCGTCTACCTCGTCTGCAGCCACGGAGACGTGATCAAGGCCATCGTGGCCGACGCCCTCGGGCTGCATCTGGACCAGTTCCAGCGGGTGACGGCCGATCCCGCCTCGCTCACCGCCATCCGTTACACCCCGCTGCGGCCCTTCGTCCTGCGGCTCAACGACGTGGGCGGAGATGTGACCGGATTGCGTCCGGCGGAAGGTTCGGCGGACGCGGACGGGGGAGAAAACCTCACCGTGAGCGACGCCGCGGTCGGCGGCGGATCCGGGACCACGTAA
- a CDS encoding aldo/keto reductase, with translation MEQRYVGRSGLSVSRLGLGTMTWGRDTGAEEAAAQLRTFAEAGGTLIDTADVYSGGDAERLLGRLLREAVPRSELVLSTKAVLTPAGRRPRDASRRHLIAAIDASLNRLGVDEVDLWQLHAFDADVPLEETLAAVDAIVSSGRAAYAGVCDYTGWQLAAAAVGQRAVPGRAPIVAAQVEYSLLARDAERELIAAAEYVGAGVLAWSPLGRGVLTGKYRTGVPADSRAATPHFADYVRPYLDERCRRVVESVTTAADGLGVSPLAVALSWVRDQPGVSAAVVGARTHAQLTGVLQAEELTLPMEIREALDDVSAE, from the coding sequence ATGGAGCAGCGCTATGTGGGCCGGAGCGGCTTGTCGGTGTCCCGCCTCGGGCTGGGGACGATGACGTGGGGGCGTGACACCGGCGCGGAGGAGGCCGCGGCGCAGCTTCGTACCTTCGCCGAGGCCGGCGGCACGCTCATCGACACCGCCGACGTCTACTCGGGCGGCGACGCCGAGCGGCTGCTCGGCCGGCTGCTGCGTGAGGCGGTGCCGCGCTCGGAGCTGGTGCTGTCCACCAAGGCCGTGCTCACCCCGGCGGGCCGCAGGCCCCGCGACGCCTCCCGCAGGCACCTGATCGCCGCCATCGACGCCTCACTGAACCGCCTGGGGGTCGACGAGGTCGACCTGTGGCAGTTGCACGCCTTCGACGCGGACGTCCCGCTGGAGGAGACCCTGGCCGCGGTGGACGCCATCGTGTCCTCGGGACGGGCCGCGTACGCGGGGGTCTGCGACTACACGGGCTGGCAGCTCGCCGCGGCGGCCGTCGGGCAGCGGGCGGTGCCCGGCCGGGCGCCGATCGTCGCCGCCCAGGTCGAGTACTCGCTGCTGGCCAGGGACGCCGAACGCGAGCTGATCGCCGCCGCCGAGTACGTCGGCGCGGGAGTGCTGGCCTGGTCGCCGCTCGGACGCGGGGTCCTCACCGGCAAGTACCGCACCGGCGTCCCCGCCGACTCCCGCGCCGCGACCCCGCACTTCGCCGACTACGTCCGGCCCTACCTGGACGAGCGGTGCCGCCGGGTCGTGGAGTCGGTGACGACCGCGGCGGACGGGCTCGGCGTCTCCCCCCTGGCGGTCGCCCTGTCGTGGGTGCGCGACCAGCCCGGGGTGTCCGCCGCCGTCGTCGGGGCTCGCACCCACGCGCAGCTGACCGGGGTGCTCCAGGCCGAGGAACTGACGCTGCCGATGGAGATCCGGGAGGCCCTCGACGACGTCTCGGCCGAATGA
- the fabI gene encoding enoyl-ACP reductase FabI has product MGILEGKRLLVTGVLTDASIAFSVARLAQEEGAQVVLTGFGRLSLVERIAKRLPEPPPVLELDVTDTAHLDSLAERVGEHLGGLDGVVHAIGFAPQTALGGNFLNTSWEDVATAVQISTYSFKSLAVAALPLMKEGGSIVGLDFDATRAWPVYDWMGVAKAGLESCSRYLARDLGKHGIRVNLVAAGPIRTMAAKSIPGFSEFEESWPAKAPIGWDINDPVPAAKACVALLSDWFPATTGEIVHVDGGVHAIGA; this is encoded by the coding sequence ATGGGAATCCTCGAAGGAAAGCGGCTCCTCGTCACCGGGGTGCTGACCGACGCCTCCATCGCCTTCTCGGTGGCCAGGCTGGCCCAGGAGGAGGGTGCGCAGGTCGTGCTCACCGGCTTCGGCCGGCTCAGCCTCGTCGAGCGCATCGCCAAGCGGCTTCCCGAGCCGCCGCCGGTGCTGGAACTCGACGTCACCGACACCGCGCACCTCGACTCCCTGGCCGAGCGGGTCGGCGAGCACCTGGGCGGTCTCGACGGTGTGGTGCACGCCATCGGCTTCGCGCCGCAGACCGCTCTCGGCGGCAACTTCCTGAACACCTCGTGGGAGGACGTGGCGACCGCCGTCCAGATCTCCACGTACTCGTTCAAGTCGCTCGCGGTGGCCGCGCTCCCGCTGATGAAGGAAGGCGGCTCGATCGTCGGCCTCGACTTCGACGCCACCAGGGCGTGGCCGGTCTACGACTGGATGGGCGTGGCCAAGGCCGGCTTGGAGTCGTGCTCCCGCTACCTGGCTCGTGACCTCGGCAAGCACGGCATCCGGGTCAACCTGGTGGCCGCCGGCCCGATCCGGACGATGGCCGCCAAGAGCATCCCGGGTTTCAGCGAGTTCGAGGAGAGCTGGCCCGCCAAGGCCCCGATCGGCTGGGACATCAACGACCCCGTCCCGGCCGCCAAGGCGTGCGTCGCCCTGCTGTCCGACTGGTTCCCCGCCACGACCGGTGAGATCGTCCACGTCGACGGCGGCGTCCACGCCATCGGCGCCTGA
- a CDS encoding beta-ketoacyl-ACP reductase, whose product MARSVLVTGGNRGIGLAIARELAKAGDAVAVTYRSGEPPEGLFGVRCDVTSAADVDAAFGKVEAEHGPVEVLVSNAGITKDTLLPMMKEETFTDVVDANLTGAYRVAKRATRGMLRLKRGRIVLISSVVAMLGSAGQTNYAASKAGLIGFARSAARELGSRGITVNVVAPGFVETDMTAALDEAYQEQIRKNIPLGRYASPDEIARVVRFLAGEDAAYITGAVIPVDGGLGMGH is encoded by the coding sequence ATGGCTCGATCTGTTCTCGTAACCGGCGGCAATCGCGGCATCGGCCTCGCGATCGCCCGCGAACTCGCCAAAGCCGGTGACGCCGTCGCCGTGACCTACCGTTCCGGCGAGCCCCCCGAGGGGCTGTTCGGCGTGCGCTGCGATGTGACCAGCGCGGCCGACGTCGACGCCGCGTTCGGAAAGGTCGAGGCCGAGCACGGCCCGGTCGAGGTGCTCGTGTCCAACGCGGGCATCACCAAGGACACACTGCTGCCGATGATGAAGGAGGAGACCTTCACCGACGTCGTCGACGCCAATCTGACCGGCGCCTACCGGGTCGCCAAACGCGCCACGCGCGGCATGCTACGTCTCAAGCGCGGCCGCATCGTGCTGATCTCCTCCGTGGTGGCCATGCTCGGCTCCGCCGGGCAGACCAACTACGCCGCCTCCAAGGCGGGCCTGATCGGCTTCGCCCGGTCGGCGGCCCGGGAGCTGGGCTCGCGCGGCATCACGGTCAACGTGGTCGCCCCGGGGTTCGTGGAGACCGACATGACGGCGGCCCTGGACGAGGCGTACCAGGAGCAGATCCGCAAGAACATCCCCCTGGGCCGATACGCCAGCCCGGACGAGATCGCACGCGTGGTCAGATTCCTGGCCGGCGAAGACGCCGCCTACATCACGGGGGCCGTCATCCCCGTCGACGGCGGCCTGGGAATGGGGCACTGA